AACCACGACCAGTTGTTCAAGGCTCGACATGTTCCCAATCTAATCCTGTGTTTTATGTGGCAAAAGGATCTCTAGGGATAAAACACACGCAACTGAAAAGAATAAATAAAGGGAGTGAAAGAGACTACCAGCAAATGCTACCGCCAAGCTAAGCCCAGAGAATTTGCCCTAGCACGGGCATCGACCAGCGAAAGAGCCATGGCCAGCATCATCTGTTCCTCAAAGCTATCAGGAACACTACCAGGAGCAATGATAGATCCCACTGAGGCGCCTGAATTGGCAGCAACAGCCTCCACTGTAACATCAGATCCAGCATGACTAGTACCGGCCTCAGCGATCTCTGACCACCGATCATTAGAATACTCCGTACCCTCTATTGTTTGGTGTGTTCTGCTGCTTGATGGTTCCTCAACCCTGGAGCCTGAAGAACTGCTCCCAACTATGCTCAGATCCTCCGTGGAGGATCTGTCTGATCTGCTGAGGATGTCAAACCTTGTTGTCGGGCAAGTGGGTGTGCTCGAAGACTCTCCGTGCATATGCTGTTTTTCAGCTAAAGCTGCAACTGCACAAGCAAATCCGCCGGAAGAAGCTGCTTCAGCTGTCGCTGTCATAGAACCATCATAAGGCCTTGAAGGAATTGATGGTGGAGTAGCGCCAGCACATCCTGGATTTCCCAAAGCTTCCTGATCCTGTTGAAAGAAACAAAGTTCACAAAATTTCTAAGTGGCCTAATAATATTGACAAGATGACTAACCCTGTTTTTACCCATTCACACAGCAGTAACTATGAGATTTACATAAACAAAAGTGTGTGTGCTACAAAAAAATAGGTACCAATGCAGGTTTAAGTAAGAAACCAAGTTCTAATAAGATTCACATAGAACATGCCTCAAAAGGAAATAGCATCATTTGATATTAATACAGCATGAAGGAGAAACAATCAAAAAATGAAACAAGGATATCATAGGAAGGAAGAACGCAGAAGTATCATCATTAGAAAAGGCTCATTACTGTCCTATTATGGCAAAAACAATGTGACCCATTCGGAGCGTAATAACTTTAAATTAATGGGTGAATTTTTGTTTCGACGTACTTGTATAGAGAGCCAAATTGCTTCCATAAGCATAACTTCTTCAAGATCCATATCAAAATTATTGCCCCTGAAGTAAAGGAATTTATTAGTAAAAAAGAACTCAGTTAATATGCAAGGAAAGGGGATGATTGCAATTGGCAAGTTTGTATTGACTACTTCGTCTTCTCCTATGGTATGATGCTATACGCGACTGGGCCTCCTACTCTGCTCCAAATGTCACAGAGCTTATGTAGACTGCATAAACGGTCAAACACACAATCTTCTGTACCCAACAACTGACTTCATATTATAAGCCTTTGCTGTGGCCAGAAGCTTTTAACTGTACATGTTTACCAGTCAAACATCCTTATCTAATAGGTTTGATTGAATAGGTGAACAAATAAATAATTCTTCCTTTTAAGCCATATCAATATTCTATATAACCCTTAAACAACTGCATTCCTACTTGAAATCCCTTCACTGGAAAAGTCTCTAGATCAATATAAGTTACCCAACTATCAGATTGTATATGTAACGACACTTTATTAGTTGCATAATAATGGAGTGCATACATGGGCTGCAACTCCTGTATTATCTTAATACAGCTGAATAGAAGGTCATCTCGAAAAGTCAAGCATTTGGTGTATCAAATTGATCATTCAACAACCATTTATCTTAAAAGGTTTGAGCAGCAACATCAAGCTTTCAAGGGAATCTCCAACATGTTTGGTTAACAGACAGATAAGAGACAAACAAAAAATCTTAAATTTACATCTAATATATTCAGCACGGTACAGCCACAACACGATATGCAGACCAACATGACAACATATAGTTAATTATTTGATATGGCGGCCCATTGCCATGCTGTTGTAACTGACAGCAGGGGACAATACGCATCCAACTACAAACTACTACAAAGTACATTATAAGTTATCAAATGGGTATTTCCCTAAACGGGCAAGTAAGGATTAGTAATTTTGCCTACAGAACAGCTGATCCCCAATGCATCGATGCAACAGTAACCACAATGCTTCAATATAATTGAACCTAGAAAGAGCATGCAATCCCTAATGCATATAAACACAATTGTATCTATTAGAAATGCATGAATAAGTTAATCAGTACAAACCGCATCTGTTTGAAGGCTTCAGAATTCCTCAATATCAACTCCGAGTGCTGCACTTGGGACAAGAGAGCACCATTATCATTGCCTTGCGCACTGCTTGCAACTATCAACAGAACAAACAGGGTCAGCAATTGAACAATGACAAAGAGCAGAATGGATGAAAAGTAACACGGAAAATATACAGTTATACGCACTTGGTGTCATTGTGCCATCAGTGACACAACATTCAACTTGTGCAGTTGGTACTGCATCAGCGGAAGCGGCGGTCTGCTTGTTCTTCATCCGCTCTGCATCTTCCTGGAGCTCCTGCTGCCGCATCCTGATCTGCGCCTCGATCACCCTCTGCTCCTCCTACCCACAATTCCCAGTCCCAACCAATTGGCAAACATAAACCAAAGCACCCAACTCTGAACAAAAGCACGGTTTCTACGGGCACTCACAAGCTGCTCTATGCCCTTCTCCTCCTTGGTCTTCACGCCGCGGTACTCTACTGCATAATTCAGTGTTTTGCAGTACGGGCATCTAACAAGCTAAGTTAAGGGGCAACCAGACAACTGAACAATAGCAGGCACAATTTACTAACACCAGAGTGGATTCAAATTGAAGTGAATTGGGTCAGGATACTGTGTCGGTCGGCACGAGGTGGGCGACTTCATCTGGAGGAAGCACTCTGCACGCAGGAGAACAGGTCAAAACACAAACCAAACAGGAGAACACAACACCCTCGAGTCCGAGTGTTCACCCGTGCAAATCCCCTTGGCGCAGCACTTGGAGCGGTTGAGGCTGGGGTAGAACTGCAAGCGCCGCCAAAATTGACAGAGGAAAGGAAACGAACGGCATCAGAAACAAAAATCTCTCGGCGCGTCCGCCGACGGAACCGAGacggcgggaggaggaggacgcgggTTGCCGTACCAGGAAGCAGATGGGGCACTCGTCGAGGTCGGCGCGCGGGTCGTCGGCGCCCGGGTGGCACGGCGCGAGCTTGGCCTCGATGATGAGGCGGCGCAGCTTCCGCAGGTCGATGTCCGGGTGCGGGTACAAGCCCTGCGGCCGCGTGTAGcgctcctccaccgccggccgccgccgcctcccgccgaCCCGGTTCCCCATCCCGCGCCGGCACCGCAGCGCACTGACCCGGTCTCCCCTCCTCCaacccgcggccgccgccttcccccctCTACTCTCCTCTACTAAACCTCAACCACCGCTGCAACCACCCGCTCTCGCGCGGGCGAGGGGAGACGCCGGCGCGTCGCGGCGAGCCAGAGAGAGCCAGAGCCAGCGACGGAGGCAGGCAGGCAAGCAGGCGCAGGCGAAGGGGGCAACCCGACACGGGAGAAGTCAGTGGAAGatttccttcctctctctctctctctctctctctctccagccGAGCCGAGCAGAGACGGGACGAAATGGAAACTTGGAAAGGGAAAAAAATCTATCACGCTCGCTTTTGTTTCGGCGCCGCGCGCCCACCCCCTCCGTCCGCGCGTGTCGCCGCCGTCGCGGCCAGAGCCCGCCGCGCGCATATGCACGCGGCCAAAAGGAGATTCTTCCACGCGACCACGCCCCCGCTTCGGCCCTCGTCTGCAAATCGCACCGCAGCCTCAATTAATTAATTTAATCTCCCCGTCTGTCTCTGCATCTCTGTTAGACCTACCACTGCCAGTATCTCTCTCGCTGTCTGCTTGTCTTGCGAGACTCCGCcgctgccagcgccgccgcggTTGTCTTTGCCGTCCGTGCACGCGCCACCCCGGGGCCCGCCCCGCGGTCGCTGCCGGGTAGGGCCGGGGATGGCGTCGCACTGGGATCGGGTGATGTGACGGGGGAGGGTGTAGCGGTAGCCGGTAGCACGGGGTGGGGGCTGCTTGCAAGCGACGGGAAAGGGGAGGCGGGCAAGCAACCGGCTGGACTCAGCGCGGCGGTTTGATTGATCTGGGTTAAGACTTAAGCCCCGTTCGGTTGCATGGAAATGGTCCGAAACCGTTCCTGCTCCTTCAATAATTTGTACTAGTGTGAAACTGTTTCTGGCCTGGAATGGCCCGGAACGGGATCACCGAACGGGGCTTCAAACGGTTGATTAGCTCTGAGGAGGAGGTTACCGTGGGGAATGGGAATGCGGGCGACCCATGGCTTGCCTCAAACGTCTTCCTTTTCCTCTGCGAGGTGGTTCAGAGGTGGGGTTCTTGGTTCTCCGCCCTAATTGCCCAGGCAGTGTAGAGAGGGCATTGCTTCTTCATTAATCCTTGAGAATAGCTCAGAAATGGTCAATTTTGGCGCACGGCGTATGCTAAGAGTCTACACAGTAACTACATGCGGTATAAAAGCCATCGACGAATGAAGTATGAGGTCTATACTAAAAAGGTGACGTGGATAGGATAGATATGTTTTGAGCTTAAGATGTTGATATATTTACCTTTATTAAGATGAAGAACGAGATCATGGTTATTGGTTAGGATAGGGAAAGACGAGGGGTTGCGTGGTGGGGAGACGCTCCATGAGAGCGCGAGCACTTATGTGTGCCCGCGTGCTGAGTGCGTATGGTACTACTTTTTTAAATTGCTTCGAGTAAACATTGATATTGGTCTAAAAACGATACGTTTTGATGGCAATGGCCAAAAGAGATAGATTAACTAAGTTAAAAAATAAACGTGCAATAAAATTTAAAAACTAAATGAAAGACTATTTTTATCAAACATGTTGGGTTCGAACTATTCACTCCTTGTTGATCCCCTTAAGAGTCAAGCATTTTCTATGAGTAGTTCATTCTCCGCTCTTGGATTGCCGAGCTCTAAAATTGAGCACAGCACTTCTTTGATATTCTATGAGTATACAACACTTCTTTGATATTCTACGAGCTTTTGAATCTAGGTGATTTTTTTTTCACAAGTATTAGTTGAGGTTTTTAAAATTCAAGTGTTTGTAAAATCACATATACTATGTGAATTAGCAATAATTTCCCCACTTAATAGCAGTTTTGGAGGAAAAACTCAACTGCAAGTTCACAACATGGCGAGACATGCTCAATCTTATATTTTATAATGTTGACTACATTAATTTAATATTTCCAATATGCTAGTTACAAGATCTTTAGTAGTAAACTTGAAAAGTAACGGGCAGAATAAAAAACATAGAAGCGAAGCACACCTGCCACCTGCCTCCCGCTGCGTTTGTGGGCTTCTCCTGCTGCGTTTGTGGGCTTCTACTGGGCCTCCCGACGTGCGGCGCTCGCTCGGCCGcggccttctctctctctccacccctttctcttctctctctcgctcgctcgctcgctcggccGCCTTCTCTCCAAGCGGCGACGACAGGGGAGTAGCGCCGCCCTTGCCAGTTCTTCGTCGGGCGCTTCACCGGCCGACAAGGTATGTCCGCCCTTTCCCTTTCCCTTCCTTTTCTGCTGTGAAATCGAACACCCAAACTCCCTAACGTGTGctatttgtattcggatctgaccATGAATTTTACCTACTAACTTCgattttttttgcaaaaattaTTGGGTGTACATGTGTATACCCATGTCCTATACTGGGTCCGCCCCTGCTTCAGCGCAACACCAATTTACCCGAGGCGCAGGTGGCAGTTTAGTTTTCGAACCTCTTTGGTTATTGTGTGCGGGGAATGTGAGCGTAGGGATTTTCCATGGCCATGGAAATTTGGCAAATTGCACAGAAGCTGCTGTGGCTTCTGGGGGATTTGAAGTAGGATTCTGTCAGCGACGTTGAATGTTTTGTTTTGGAAGCTCTTATTTGCGCCTTCTGCTGCATATTAAGTGGCGATGCACTCTCAGTTATAACTTGTCCCAGTTTGTTTGATCTGGTGTGAACAGTTTATAGTGACATGCTCCCACTGTCTGCACATCATATTTGAACGATCTGGTTCTTTCTTCCATGTAGTTCCTTTTTTTGTTCTGCGGATACTACAACTGAACTTTCTATTtcacaggcaggcaggcaggcaggtgGCAGGACATGCTTCGGGTTTCACCTTGTACTTTCAAGGCAGGACTGGTGGTGATTTTATAGAGCagcagccttgtcttgtacactGAACATGTGGACCAACATTTTCAAAATAGTAAGC
The genomic region above belongs to Panicum hallii strain FIL2 chromosome 4, PHallii_v3.1, whole genome shotgun sequence and contains:
- the LOC112889357 gene encoding uncharacterized protein LOC112889357, with translation MGNRVGGRRRRPAVEERYTRPQGLYPHPDIDLRKLRRLIIEAKLAPCHPGADDPRADLDECPICFLFYPSLNRSKCCAKGICTECFLQMKSPTSCRPTQCPYCKTLNYAVEYRGVKTKEEKGIEQLEEQRVIEAQIRMRQQELQEDAERMKNKQTAASADAVPTAQVECCVTDGTMTPIASSAQGNDNGALLSQVQHSELILRNSEAFKQMRGNNFDMDLEEVMLMEAIWLSIQDQEALGNPGCAGATPPSIPSRPYDGSMTATAEAASSGGFACAVAALAEKQHMHGESSSTPTCPTTRFDILSRSDRSSTEDLSIVGSSSSGSRVEEPSSSRTHQTIEGTEYSNDRWSEIAEAGTSHAGSDVTVEAVAANSGASVGSIIAPGSVPDSFEEQMMLAMALSLVDARARANSLGLAWR